Proteins from a genomic interval of Heterodontus francisci isolate sHetFra1 chromosome 31, sHetFra1.hap1, whole genome shotgun sequence:
- the LOC137347133 gene encoding uncharacterized protein, whose translation MPLQILLILHFPLTPCRVFTIPSDLPPSETERSVLSKGLSFISLRTHLNEFHTRPDVELFFHRLHLFDHESFPRPADPFTYLQHSPSTWIPPTGLLPLLIFSLRTVGKTSAVSISLLPSLTLSPSELATLRSLRSNPDIVIKPADKGDAVVVWRTDLYLAEAECQLSDTFSYLPLDHDPTTEHQATVHRTVTDLSSFGDLPSTAFQPTLFGIFFTLLLSHAFKSSEGGIFLHTRSDGRLFNLARLRAKTKVRKVLIRELLFADDAALTSHTEECLQRLIDRIVAACNEFGLIISLKETNIMDVRNAPSINIGNHALKVVQEFTT comes from the coding sequence atgcccctccagatccttcttatccttcacttccctctgaccccttgccgtgtattcactataccctctgaccttcctccctctgagactgaacgttctgtactcagcaaaggactcagttttatctccTTACGCACCCACCTGAATGAATTTCACACTCGgcctgacgttgagctcttcttccatcggctTCACCTCTTTGACCATGAGTccttcccccgaccagcagacccattcacctacctccagcattctccctccacctggatccCTCCCACTGGCCTCttaccgctcttgatcttttcattgagaactgtcggcaagacatcggccgtctcaatttctctgctcccctcactcactctgtctccttcTGAACTTGctacactccgttctctcaggtctaaccccgacattgtgatcaaacctgcagacaagggtgatgctgttgttgtctggcgtaccgacctctacctggcagaggctgagtgccaactctcagacactttttcctacctccccctggaccatgaccccaccactgaacatcaagctactgtccacaggactgtgacAGACCTCAGCTCCTTCggtgatcttccctctacagctttccaacctacactgtttgggatcttcttcaccctgctgctctcacatgcgttcaagtcttcagaaggaggaattttccttcacacaagatcagatggcaggttgttcaaccttgcccgtcttagagcgaagaccaaagtacggaaggtcctcatcagggaactcctctttgctgacgatgctgcattaacatcccacacagaagagtgtctgcagagactcatcgacaggattgtggctgcctgcaacgaatttggcctaatcatcagcctcaaggaaacaaaCATcatggatgtcagaaatgctccatccatcaatatcggcaatcacgctctgaaagtggttcaagagttcaccacctag